The DNA region AAGGTCGCGTCGAGGTTCGAGGCGATTACCTCCTGCCAGGCGGTGAAAGGAAGGTTCGCCAGCAACCCGTCGTGATGTTTTCCCGCGTTGTTGACCAGCACGTCGAGCCGCTTGTCTTCCGAGACGATCCGCGCGACCACCTTTTGCCATTCGTCCGGACGCGTCACATCCAATTCGACGAGCCGGCAACGCCCCGGGTTTTCGCGCGACAGACTCTCCGCCTTGTCGCGGTTTGCGCGCACACCGAGCCAGAGAAGGTTTTGCGGAGACTCGGCGAGGAAAGCTGCGGCGATGGCGCGACCGAGACCGCCATTGGCGCCGGTGACCAGAATGACGCGGGGACTCATGCGGCGGAATTGAAACCGGAACTCAGGAATTTGAAATCACAAAATGGGCGCCGATGGCCTGTTCATTGCACCCGACCACGCTCACGGTGGCCGCGGGATGACGGTGTTGGCGCAGCGCATCAATGGCCGCCACGCATTGCCACGCGGATGCAGCCGCCAATCCCTCACCGAGATATTTTTTTGGCGACAAGGATGCACCGGGCCAGCCGTTCCAGGCTTCCTTTTCGTCGGCGTCCAGGCTTGGTAACGCTTGGAGTCCGTCGCAAAGCAGGTGCCCGGAATTTCCGACGGGCATCTCTGAGCGCATTCGCATCGCGGCCCGTCGTCGACTTTGCATTCGAGAAAACAAATGCGGGCTCGTGATGGAATGAAGCTGCACCGTGAAGCCGCGCAAGTCTTCTCGCCGCAAATACAACGCGCCCGCGCCCTCACTGAGCACGATGCCGCGCGCGAATAAACGATAGGCGTCGGCGGTAAGCCAATCGATCTCCTCGGCACCAACAACGAGACAGCCGTCAACCCGTTTATTCGACAGCCAATCGGCGGCGAGGGCGAGTCCCTGCAAAAAGGTTCCCGGATCCCCGACCAGCGTATAATTGATGGCGGTCGTGCCCAGCAGCGCGGCGAGGTGGCTTGCGGGGGCGTTGAACACCGTCTCCGGAAAAACCAGTGGACTCGCGGTCGCCGGATCTTTCAACGCCTCGTCATAGAACCGGCGGGAATAATTCACGCAGCCGGTCATTACACAGAGGACAATTCCAAGGCGCAACGAGCCGTCACCCACCGGTCCGACGTCGTCACCCAAGGCCTCGAGAGCGGCGGCGACGGCGAATTGGGTGATCGGGCTTACGCGGCGAATCCGGGCGTGGGTCATGAAGCCCGGGCGTGTCAAAGACGGCGGCACGGCCCGCACGCGCAGCGGCGCCGTCCAACCGGGGCGCGGGAGTTCCTTCGTCAAGAGTGGACAGCCTTTCGCCAGCGCTTCGCGCAGGGGCAGCACGCCCCAGCCGGCGGGCGATACCGAGCCAACCCCCTTGACGAATATGGTCTCCGCGTCGGTCATTTCACAGCCACCTCCGCAAAATAATGGTCGCGTTTGCGCCGCCGAATCCGAAGGAATTAGTCAGTGCATATTCCAATTTTGCGTCGGTTGGCCTTTTTACGATCGGGAACGCGCAGATGGGATCCGGCGATTCGAGCGTGGAAGTTGGTGGCACCCATTGGCCACGGAGCGCCATCAGGCAGACTGCCACCTCAACCGCGCCGGCCGCCCCGAGCAAATGTCCGATGCCGGACTTCGTCGAACTGACCGGAATTTTTGGCTCGTGTTTTGAGCCCCAGCGATTGATCGCGCCAGCCTCGGCAGAATCATTCAACGGCGTGCCGGTGCCGTGGGCGTTGATGTAGCCGATTTGCTCTGGCGTCACGCCGGCGCTCTGGCAGGCAGCGGTCATGGTTGTGAATGCGGCGTCGCCGCGCGGATGCGGCTGGGTCAGGTGATGCACGTCCGTGGCTGCGCCATAGCCGGCAATTTCGCCGAGAATCGCGGCACCGCGGCGCTGCGCGTGTTCGAGTGTTTCCAGTGTGAGTACCGCCGCGCCTTCGCCAATGGCCAGCCCGTCGCGGCGTTCGTCAAACGGACGGCAGCGCGTGGGCGACAACGCCTGCAAGGAATCGAATCCGGCAAAGACGAGATGACTGAGCGCATCGTAACCGCCGGCAAGAACGCGCTCCGCGTGGCCGCCCCGGATCAACTCCCACGCGTGGCCGATGGCATTCGCGCCGGAAGCGCAGGCGTTGGCGATGATGGTGATGGGGCCGCTGAAGCCGAATGCGTCGCAAAGATTCAGCGCCTGCCGTTGCGCCTGGTAATGGACCACACGAGCGGGCTGGCCGCGGTGGGCGTCGGGCGTGCCAATGGCGTGGCGATAAAAATCCTGGCCAAAGCTCATTCCGCCGCTCGTCGTCGCGAGCACCACAGGCAAATTATCCGAAGACCGCCATCCGGATTGATGCCACGCCTCGTGCGCGGCAAGCAGCAACAGTTTTGCGGCGCGATCAAGCCGCCAGGCCTGCTTCGCAGACAAAAGAGTCTCGGGCAGGGCAGGGGGTAATGTCGCTTCTCCGCCGACCTTCACGCGCTGACGTGAGACGTCGAAAAGAGTGACTGCGCGAATGCCGACTCGACCGAGGCGAAAACCTTCGGCATTGGTTTTCCAACCGGCGCCGAGGGAAGTGACGATTCCGGTACCCGTGACGACGACACGCGCCCGAGGGGTGAAACGTTTTTTTGACGAGAACAGCACGACGGTTTGATTATTTGATTGCACACTAGCGAAGAACTTTGCCGCAAGTCAAACCGGTGACCGCTGCGCTATGTAAAACATTCGCAGTATTATTGATAAACGGCAGGCGTTGATACGACTATCGACAGGGGGCGATATATTTACTCCACCGATTCGCCCGGTATTAACCTCGGTCGAGCGGCGGACGTTTTCGGCGCATTGCATACAGGCTCGATCATTTCCTTGCGATTCGCGGCGCGTACTTGGCCAACGTGGAACAATGGAGTAATGTCTTAGTCGGCTGAATGGCACATGACACTGACTGTAAAAGTAACTTCGGCTTTGGGTGCCAGTCCGGTAAGGGCGAAAGTGCTCAACGCAACGGTTGGAACTGAAGCCACGATCACTCCCATGACCTTGCAGGAAGCTCGGCAGTATTACAACCAGCCATGAAAAAGCCGTTCATGATCATTTGCGTTTTAAGTGTCGCGGCTCTTGTCGTGCTGAAGACGGTGTCCCGTAAAAGTGCGATAGTGACGCAGGAAATGCCGGAAGTGCAACCAACAAAGAAATCATCCGCCGATAAGGTTGCGCTTCGTTCACGCGCAGAGCAGGTCACACCTGCGCCGCGAATTGTTGCGCCCGAAACGACCAAACTGGTCTTTACTGCGTATGTCGCGACGGCGACCGGATTGGTACCGGTACTTCGGACTCAGGCTCCATCCGCACGTGTATGGACACCGGAAGAAGCTCAAGCCGCTAGAGAAAGCACGGAAACAGCCCGGGAGCAATGGCGACAAGAGTTGAAAATGAAAGATGAGTATAAAGAAACGTTCGCCAAAGAAGCGGAATGGAAAGAGAAATCCAAAGCTATTGCAAC from Candidatus Angelobacter sp. includes:
- a CDS encoding SDR family NAD(P)-dependent oxidoreductase, producing the protein MSPRVILVTGANGGLGRAIAAAFLAESPQNLLWLGVRANRDKAESLSRENPGRCRLVELDVTRPDEWQKVVARIVSEDKRLDVLVNNAGKHHDGLLANLPFTAWQEVIASNLDATFHGCQAVLPTMISQRNGRIINIASLSALLAPAGQTNYAAAKAGVVALTQSLAKE
- a CDS encoding beta-ketoacyl synthase N-terminal-like domain-containing protein, with translation MTDAETIFVKGVGSVSPAGWGVLPLREALAKGCPLLTKELPRPGWTAPLRVRAVPPSLTRPGFMTHARIRRVSPITQFAVAAALEALGDDVGPVGDGSLRLGIVLCVMTGCVNYSRRFYDEALKDPATASPLVFPETVFNAPASHLAALLGTTAINYTLVGDPGTFLQGLALAADWLSNKRVDGCLVVGAEEIDWLTADAYRLFARGIVLSEGAGALYLRREDLRGFTVQLHSITSPHLFSRMQSRRRAAMRMRSEMPVGNSGHLLCDGLQALPSLDADEKEAWNGWPGASLSPKKYLGEGLAAASAWQCVAAIDALRQHRHPAATVSVVGCNEQAIGAHFVISNS
- a CDS encoding beta-ketoacyl-[acyl-carrier-protein] synthase family protein, producing MQSNNQTVVLFSSKKRFTPRARVVVTGTGIVTSLGAGWKTNAEGFRLGRVGIRAVTLFDVSRQRVKVGGEATLPPALPETLLSAKQAWRLDRAAKLLLLAAHEAWHQSGWRSSDNLPVVLATTSGGMSFGQDFYRHAIGTPDAHRGQPARVVHYQAQRQALNLCDAFGFSGPITIIANACASGANAIGHAWELIRGGHAERVLAGGYDALSHLVFAGFDSLQALSPTRCRPFDERRDGLAIGEGAAVLTLETLEHAQRRGAAILGEIAGYGAATDVHHLTQPHPRGDAAFTTMTAACQSAGVTPEQIGYINAHGTGTPLNDSAEAGAINRWGSKHEPKIPVSSTKSGIGHLLGAAGAVEVAVCLMALRGQWVPPTSTLESPDPICAFPIVKRPTDAKLEYALTNSFGFGGANATIILRRWL